A single Elaeis guineensis isolate ETL-2024a chromosome 15, EG11, whole genome shotgun sequence DNA region contains:
- the LOC105058352 gene encoding pectinesterase — translation MAKKVLIGAVSGILLVAAVIGVVAGVRRSQTTSSGGGDVGLSSTSRYVSAFCQPTQYQDTCERTLSKVSNSTAPNEIIQMAINATKDAIRSKFDVPDKILKDIPSLAPNLPQRNLSMLQDALTDCKKLLEDTIDFLDATYVLSNNMEDLVLRSNDVITWMTSMNLQVSSCLDGIEHPAVHQAMIKELGNSTELRSNALTMVARASKVFQAFGIQLNTGADSRRRLLTHDETVYDRDSEGYPTWLSTTDRKLLAQDMVKPNVVVAKDGSGNFKTINDALKAMPAAYPGRYVIYVKAGVYNEKVLIDKKKINIFMYGDGSKKTIVTGNANYKAGVKTDQTASFAVQAPGFICKHMGFRNTAGPEGHQAVAFRINADLAVFFKCRFDGYQDTLYVQSGRHFFRNCVVSGTIDFIFGGGASVLQNCLIIVRRPMDNQFSAVTAAAGDLPDENSAIVIHNSRIRPDQRLFPDRFRLKTYLGRPWKAYAKTVVMETEIGDLIQPEGWKEWDGQPEHCKTAYYAEFQNRGPGADTRARVRWPAFHVIQRQEAQKFTVSNLLYTHGGDWIALAGAPQIKGFRRA, via the exons ATGGCGAAGAAGGTCCTCATCGGGGCCGTCTCGGGGATCCTCCTGGTGGCGGCGGTGATCGGCGTGGTGGCGGGTGTCAGGCGGTCCCAAACCACATCCTCGGGCGGCGGAGATGTCGGCTTGTCGAGCACATCCAGGTACGTTTCCGCCTTCTGCCAACCGACGCAGTACCAGGACACGTGCGAGCGCACCCTTTCGAAGGTGAGCAACTCGACCGCCCCCAACGAGATCATCCAGATGGCGATCAACGCCACCAAGGACGCAATCCGGTCCAAATTCGACGTACCCGACAAGATCCTGAAGGACATCCCGAGCCTGGCCCCCAACCTCCCCCAGCGCAACTTGTCGATGCTCCAGGACGCGCTCACCGACTGCAAGAAGCTCCTCGAGGACACCATCGACTTCCTCGACGCCACCTACGTGCTGTCCAACAACATGGAGGATCTGGTCCTCCGCTCCAACGATGTCATCACCTGGATGACCTCCATGAACCTCCAGGTGTCGTCCTGCCTCGACGGCATCGAGCACCCCGCCGTCCATCAGGCCATGATCAAGGAACTCGGCAACTCCACCGAGCTCCGCAGCAACGCCCTCACCATGGTCGCCCGGGCCTCCAAAGTGTTCCAGGCCTTCGGCATCCAGTTGAACACCGGCGCCGACTCCCGCCGCCGGCTTCTCACTCACGACGAGACCGTCTACGACAGGGACTCCGAGGGGTACCCCACCTGGCTCTCCACCACCGACAGGAAGCTGCTGGCCCAGGACATGGTGAAGCCAAACGTGGTGGTGGCCAAGGACGGGAGCGGCAACTTCAAGACCATCAACGACGCCCTCAAAGCCATGCCGGCTGCATACCCCGGTCGGTACGTCATCTACGTCAAGGCCGGCGTCTACAATGAGAAGGTCCTCATCGACAAGAAGAAGATCAACATATTCATGTACGGTGACGGCAGCAAGAAGACCATCGTGACCGGCAACGCCAACTACAAGGCCGGAGTCAAGACCGATCAAACCGCCAGCTTCG CCGTGCAGGCGCCCGGTTTCATCTGCAAGCATATGGGCTTCCGCAACACCGCGGGACCCGAGGGGCACCAAGCAGTGGCCTTCCGTATCAACGCCGATCTCGCGGTGTTCTTCAAGTGCCGGTTCGATGGGTACCAGGACACGCTGTACGTCCAAAGCGGGCGCCACTTCTTCCGCAACTGCGTCGTCTCAGGAACCATCGACTTCATCTTCGGCGGCGGGGCGAGCGTCCTCCAGAACTGCCTCATCATCGTCCGCCGCCCGATGGACAACCAGTTCTCCGCCGTGACGGCCGCCGCTGGTGACCTCCCTGATGAGAACAGCGCCATCGTCATCCACAACTCCCGCATCCGCCCCGACCAGAGGCTGTTCCCCGACCGGTTCAGGCTCAAGACCTACCTCGGCCGGCCCTGGAAGGCGTACGCCAAGACCGTCGTCATGGAGACGGAGATCGGTGACCTGATCCAGCCCGAGGGGTGGAAGGAGTGGGATGGGCAACCGGAGCATTGCAAGACGGCGTACTACGCCGAGTTCCAGAACCGCGGGCCCGGAGCGGATACCCGCGCCCGGGTGAGGTGGCCCGCGTTCCATGTGATCCAGCGACAGGAGGCTCAGAAATTTACGGTGTCCAATCTGTTGTACACTCATGGTGGCGACTGGATCGCCCTCGCGGGTGCACCCCAAATCAAGGGCTTCCGCCGCGCCTAA
- the LOC140853941 gene encoding homeobox-leucine zipper protein ATHB-13-like produces the protein MFHNQMTCNGMPSSFFPPNFLLPHEEGHQPPASLGPLLPTHPQDFRGGVATMLGKRSMSFSGFEACEEMNAEDDLSDDCSHVGEKKRRLNLEQVRTLERNFEMGNKLEPERKMQLARALGLQPRQIAIWFQNRRARWKTKQLEKDYDALKRQFEVIKAENDALQAQNKKLQAEILALKGRETTEPINLNKETEGSCSNRSENSSDVNLDISRTQATDSPSNPQQSRSFFPSYRSPSVAQLLHSSSKAETQCPKIEHGIQEENFNMFCSIEDQTAFWSWSEQHNFH, from the exons ATGTTTCATAACCAGATGACCTGCAATGGAATGCCTTCCTCCTTCTTCCCTCCAAACTTCTTGTTACCTCATGAAGAAGGCCACCAGCCCCCAGCTTCTCTTGGTCCCCTGCTTCCCACTCATCCACAGGACTTTAGAGGAG GTGTGGCCACAATGCTGGGGAAGAGGTCCATGTCGTTCTCCGGCTTCGAGGCATGTGAGGAGATGAATGCAGAGGATGACCTCTCCGATGATTGCTCGCATGTGGGGGAGAAAAAGAGGAGGCTGAACTTGGAGCAGGTGAGGACTCTGGAGAGGAATTTTGAGATGGGGAACAAGCTGGAGCCAGAGAGGAAGATGCAGTTGGCCAGGGCCCTCGGGCTGCAGCCGAGGCAGATTGCCATATGGTTTCAGAACAGGAGGGCCAGGTGGAAGACCAAGCAATTGGAGAAGGACTATGATGCCCTCAAGAGGCAGTTTGAGGTCATCAAAGCTGAGAATGATGCCCTCCAAGCCCAGAACAAGAAGCTTCAGGCTGAG ATTTTGGCACTTAAAGGCAGAGAAACAACTGAGCCCATCAACCTCAATAAAGAAACCGAGGGATCTTGCAGCAACAGGAGTGAAAATAGCTCCGACGTCAACTTAGATATCTCAAGAACACAAGCCACTGATAGCCCTTCAAATCCCCAACAAAGCAGGTCTTTTTTCCCATCATATCGATCTCCAAGTGTTGCCCAACTCCTCCACAGCTCCTCCAAAGCGGAGACCCAATGCCCGAAGATCGAGCATGGCATCCAAGAGGAGAACTTTAACATGTTCTGCAGCATAGAAGATCAAACTGCCTTCTGGTCGTGGTCAGAGCAGCACAATTTCCACTGA